Proteins from a genomic interval of Youhaiella tibetensis:
- a CDS encoding SH3 domain-containing protein: protein MFHAPGGSKSLPFLSALAKALFVVLILVLPPAAALGQSTSNPSGLPLPRFVTTRSTPINVRVGPGTKYDVAWVYVKAGLPVEIVQEFDTWRKIRDLDGSEGWVHQNLLSGGRAGYVAPWSSGQQVPLRAKAAEEAGVRAYLTSGFRVEISRCDGTWCEVSATDHPANGRPTTYTGFLPQTDLWGVYQGEKFD from the coding sequence ATGTTTCACGCGCCCGGCGGGTCCAAGAGCCTTCCCTTTCTATCGGCCCTCGCCAAAGCCCTCTTCGTCGTGCTGATTCTGGTGCTGCCGCCAGCGGCAGCGCTTGGGCAATCGACCAGCAATCCCAGCGGATTGCCGCTGCCGCGCTTCGTGACCACCCGCTCCACGCCCATCAATGTCCGCGTCGGCCCGGGCACGAAATACGACGTCGCCTGGGTCTATGTGAAAGCCGGCCTGCCGGTGGAAATCGTTCAGGAATTCGATACCTGGCGCAAGATTCGCGACCTCGACGGTTCGGAAGGCTGGGTGCACCAGAACCTGCTCTCGGGCGGCCGGGCTGGCTATGTCGCGCCCTGGTCGAGCGGCCAGCAGGTACCCCTGCGCGCCAAGGCCGCCGAGGAGGCGGGCGTGCGCGCCTATCTCACCTCGGGCTTTCGCGTCGAGATCTCCCGCTGTGACGGTACCTGGTGCGAAGTGTCGGCCACCGACCACCCGGCCAACGGGCGGCCCACGACCTATACGGGCTTCCTGCCCCAGACCGATCTCTGGGGAGTCTATCAGGGTGAAAAGTTCGATTGA
- the irrA gene encoding iron response transcriptional regulator IrrA, with translation MHDRTSPHRTIPSRRPCLTAVLRMAGLRPTRQRVALAELLFAGSHRHVSAEQLHAEASNARVNVSLATIYNTLHQFQEAGLLREVAVDASRSYFDTDTSDHHHFYIEDEQRVVDIPSASIQIQGLPEPPDGMVVTHVDVVVRVKKQAL, from the coding sequence ATGCACGACCGTACATCGCCCCATCGAACCATCCCCTCGCGGCGACCGTGCCTGACTGCGGTTCTGCGCATGGCGGGGCTGCGTCCGACGCGGCAGCGCGTGGCCCTGGCCGAATTGCTTTTCGCTGGTTCGCACCGCCACGTGAGCGCCGAGCAGCTTCACGCCGAAGCCAGCAATGCGCGCGTCAACGTTTCGCTCGCCACCATCTACAACACGCTCCACCAGTTCCAGGAAGCCGGGCTGCTGCGCGAAGTGGCGGTGGACGCGTCGCGCTCCTATTTCGACACGGATACGTCCGACCATCACCACTTCTATATCGAAGATGAGCAGCGCGTGGTCGACATCCCCTCCGCATCCATCCAGATTCAGGGGCTGCCCGAGCCGCCGGACGGGATGGTGGTGACGCATGTGGACGTCGTCGTCCGTGTCAAGAAGCAGGCGCTCTAG
- the fabA gene encoding 3-hydroxyacyl-[acyl-carrier-protein] dehydratase FabA — protein MADRPNAYGYEELLACGRGELFGPGNAQLPLPPMLMFDRITHIDETEGAHHRGQVRAELDVNPDLWFFACHFQGDPVMPGCLGLDALWQMTGFFLGWGGSPGRGRALGGEIKFTGQVTNDVKLVEYGIDIKRVMRSKLALGIADGWVKADGKVIYEAKDLRVGLFTDI, from the coding sequence ATGGCGGACCGCCCGAACGCATACGGATACGAAGAACTGCTGGCCTGCGGGCGCGGAGAGCTTTTCGGACCGGGCAATGCGCAATTGCCGCTCCCGCCCATGCTCATGTTCGATCGCATTACCCATATCGACGAGACCGAAGGCGCCCATCATCGCGGACAGGTGCGCGCCGAACTCGACGTCAATCCCGACCTCTGGTTCTTTGCCTGCCATTTCCAGGGCGATCCGGTCATGCCCGGTTGCCTTGGCCTGGATGCGCTCTGGCAGATGACGGGTTTCTTTCTGGGCTGGGGCGGGTCCCCTGGGCGCGGTCGCGCCCTGGGCGGCGAGATCAAGTTCACCGGCCAGGTGACCAACGACGTTAAGCTGGTTGAGTATGGTATCGATATCAAGCGCGTGATGCGCTCCAAGCTGGCGCTTGGCATTGCCGATGGCTGGGTCAAGGCCGACGGCAAGGTGATCTATGAGGCCAAGGACCTGCGCGTCGGCCTTTTCACCGACATTTGA
- the fabB gene encoding beta-ketoacyl-ACP synthase I gives MRRVVVTGMGIVSSIGNNTREVLDSLYHARPGITFAQDYADLGFRCQVQGAPNLDPFEVLDRRTTRFMGKGAAWNYIAMQQAIEDAGLEESDVKNPRTGIVMGSGGPSTKAIVEAADITREKGPKRIGPLAVPKAMSSTGSATLATAFGILGVNYSISSACATSKHCIGNGYEQIQMGKQDIVFAGGHEDLEWSMSNLFDAMGAMSSDFNDTPARASRAYDRDRDGFVIAGGAGVLVLEELEHAKARGARILAEIIGYGATSDGYDMVAPSGEGAERCMRMALDGVKLPVDYINPHATSTPVGDRKEIEAIRAVFGSGDKSPPISATKSLTGHSLGATGVQESIYCILMMQNGFICESANIENLDPEFEDMPILRQRRDNARIGVALSNSFGFGGTNATLVFKHPDA, from the coding sequence ATGAGACGAGTTGTCGTTACCGGGATGGGCATCGTGTCCTCCATCGGCAACAACACCCGCGAAGTGCTGGACAGCCTCTATCACGCCAGGCCCGGCATCACATTCGCCCAGGATTACGCCGATCTCGGCTTCCGCTGCCAGGTTCAGGGCGCCCCGAACCTCGACCCGTTCGAGGTTCTGGACCGCCGCACCACCCGCTTCATGGGCAAGGGTGCTGCCTGGAACTACATCGCCATGCAGCAGGCCATCGAAGACGCCGGGCTTGAAGAGAGCGACGTCAAGAACCCGCGCACCGGTATCGTGATGGGTTCGGGCGGTCCCTCCACCAAGGCGATCGTCGAAGCCGCCGACATCACCCGCGAAAAGGGCCCCAAGCGCATCGGGCCGCTGGCCGTGCCCAAGGCCATGAGCTCGACCGGCTCGGCCACGCTCGCCACCGCCTTCGGCATTCTGGGCGTCAACTATTCCATCTCCTCGGCCTGCGCCACTTCCAAGCACTGCATCGGCAATGGCTACGAGCAGATCCAGATGGGCAAGCAGGACATCGTCTTCGCTGGTGGCCACGAGGACCTGGAATGGTCCATGTCGAACCTCTTCGACGCCATGGGCGCCATGTCCTCCGATTTCAACGACACCCCGGCCCGCGCGTCGCGCGCCTATGACCGGGACCGTGACGGTTTCGTCATCGCCGGCGGCGCCGGTGTGCTGGTGCTCGAGGAACTCGAGCACGCCAAGGCCCGCGGCGCCAGGATTCTGGCCGAGATCATCGGCTATGGCGCCACTTCGGACGGCTACGACATGGTCGCCCCCTCGGGCGAAGGCGCCGAGCGCTGCATGCGCATGGCGCTCGATGGCGTCAAGCTGCCGGTCGACTACATCAACCCGCACGCGACCTCGACCCCTGTAGGCGACCGTAAGGAGATCGAGGCCATCCGCGCCGTCTTCGGTTCGGGCGACAAGTCCCCGCCCATCTCCGCCACCAAGTCGCTGACCGGCCATTCGCTGGGCGCCACGGGCGTTCAGGAATCGATATATTGCATTCTGATGATGCAGAATGGCTTCATCTGCGAGAGCGCCAATATCGAGAACCTCGATCCCGAATTCGAGGACATGCCGATCCTGCGCCAGCGCCGCGACAATGCCCGCATCGGGGTGGCGCTTTCGAACTCGTTCGGGTTCGGCGGCACCAACGCCACGCTCGTCTTCAAGCACCCGGATGCCTAA